A single region of the Gracilibacillus caseinilyticus genome encodes:
- a CDS encoding NfeD family protein, which produces MLVIVFGTVFLNNHQVFAADNGEGKLVYIIPIENEVERGLEAFIRRTTTEATEANADHIIFEINTPGGRVDAAQNIGEILQDLDVQTTSFITVKALSAGSFIALNTDNIFMKSQTSMGASGVINSDGTAADKKAQSAWIASMRGAASSKGRDPLYAEAMANAELDLSEYGAPKGKYLTLDANYATEVGYADGIVSHRTALLNELSLSQAKVVETAPTAAEVLARFLTSPVVVPILLSLASIGLIVELYSPGFGIPGSIGLGSLVLYFYGHIVAGLAGYESIVLLIIGIVLIIIEIFAPGGILGFIGVGAIVGALFMSTDDVGNMTLSIAIALIASIIVSVILFKTIGLEKGAFRHVILKDATRTEQGYVSTVNRNELLGQEGISVTPLRPAGSAEFGEERLDVVSEGSFIEVNSPITIVKVEGSRIVVRKIKS; this is translated from the coding sequence ATGCTGGTGATTGTTTTTGGAACTGTATTTCTGAACAACCATCAAGTGTTTGCTGCAGATAACGGAGAAGGTAAGCTTGTTTACATCATTCCAATTGAAAATGAAGTAGAAAGAGGCTTGGAAGCTTTTATTCGCCGAACAACGACAGAGGCAACAGAAGCAAATGCGGATCACATCATTTTTGAAATTAATACACCTGGCGGCCGGGTTGATGCTGCACAGAATATCGGGGAAATCTTACAGGATCTTGATGTACAAACAACATCATTCATCACGGTAAAAGCGCTGTCGGCGGGTTCATTTATCGCACTTAATACCGATAATATTTTTATGAAATCACAAACAAGTATGGGCGCAAGTGGTGTGATTAATTCAGATGGGACAGCTGCAGACAAAAAAGCCCAATCAGCTTGGATTGCCAGCATGCGAGGAGCTGCCAGTTCGAAAGGGAGAGATCCGTTATACGCCGAAGCTATGGCGAATGCTGAACTAGACCTGTCGGAATATGGAGCCCCTAAAGGAAAATATTTAACTCTGGATGCAAACTATGCGACGGAAGTAGGGTACGCAGATGGCATTGTTTCACATCGTACCGCTTTGTTAAATGAGCTTTCCTTATCCCAGGCGAAGGTAGTTGAAACGGCGCCTACTGCGGCAGAAGTGCTTGCCAGATTTCTTACAAGTCCAGTTGTAGTACCAATCTTATTGTCATTAGCAAGCATTGGCTTAATTGTGGAATTATATTCCCCTGGATTTGGTATTCCTGGATCGATTGGACTTGGCTCCTTAGTACTGTATTTTTATGGACATATCGTAGCCGGATTAGCTGGCTATGAATCGATTGTATTACTTATTATTGGCATTGTCTTGATTATTATCGAGATTTTTGCACCAGGAGGAATACTTGGTTTTATTGGTGTGGGCGCAATAGTGGGGGCTTTGTTTATGTCCACGGATGATGTGGGAAATATGACGCTCAGTATTGCTATTGCGCTGATTGCTAGTATAATCGTCTCTGTGATTCTTTTTAAAACTATTGGTTTGGAGAAAGGTGCGTTTCGCCACGTTATTTTAAAGGATGCGACGAGAACCGAACAAGGGTATGTTTCGACTGTCAATCGTAACGAGTTACTAGGGCAGGAAGGCATATCGGTTACACCATTAAGACCTGCTGGATCTGCTGAATTTGGTGAAGAACGATTGGACGTCGTTTCCGAGGGTAGTTTTATTGAAGTGAACAGTCCGATCACTATTGTGAAAGTCGAAGGGTCAAGGATAGTTGTACGAAAAATCAAATCATAA